In Ailuropoda melanoleuca isolate Jingjing chromosome 4, ASM200744v2, whole genome shotgun sequence, the following proteins share a genomic window:
- the IL17RB gene encoding interleukin-17 receptor B isoform X3 has protein sequence MVQHTLTPGDLRDLRVEPVKSSVAMEDYSVLMNVSWRLRADASIRLLKATKICVTGKSNVQSYSCVRCNYTEAFQTQTRPSGGRWTFSYAGFPVEPDTVYLIGAHNVPNANMNEDPPSTSVNFTSPGCLNHIMKYRKKCIEAGSLWDPNITACKKNETAIEVNFTTSPLGNKYMALIQNIIVIGFSVVLEQNPPSRASVVIPVTGESEDAVVQLIPYFRTCGNDCIRRKGTVALCPQTGMSFPLDSRRSTLGGWLPLFLSALLVATWVLSVGVYLLWRHERTRKASLPTTTLLPPIKVLVVYPSEICFHHTVCNFTEFLQNHCRSEVILEEWQKKKIAEMGPVQWLTTQKQAVDKVIFLLSNDVNPRCDGTCGRHEGSPHENSQDLFPLAFNLFCSDLRSQTPLHKYMVVYFREADTKDEYSALSVCPKYHLMKDAPTFCTELLRVKQQVSARKKLTACSL, from the exons ATGGTCCAACACACTCTGACCCCTGGAGACTTGAGGGACCTCCGAGTGGAACCTGTTAAAAGCAGTGTTGCAATGGAGGACTATTCCGTTTTGATGAACGTCAGCTGGAGACTCCGGGCAGATG CCAGCATTCGCTTGCTGAAGGCCACCAAGATCTGCGTGACAGGCAAGAGCAACGTCCAGTCCTACAGCTGCGTGAGGTGCAATTACACGGAGGCCTTCCAGACTCAGACCAGACCGTCCGGCGGCAGG TGGACGTTTTCCTACGCAGGCTTCCCTGTAGAGCCGGACACAGTCTACCTCATCGGGGCCCACAATGTCCCCAATGCCAACATGAATGAAGACCCCCCCTCCACGTCTGTGAACTTCACCTCACCAG GCTGCCTGAACCAcataatgaaatacagaaaaaagtgCATCGAGGCAG GAAGTCTGTGGGATCCAAACATCACTGCTTGTAAGAAGAACGAGACGGCAATAGAAGTGAATTTTACAACCAGCCCCCTTGGAAACAAATACATGGCTCTCATCCAAAATATCATTGTAATTGGGTTTTCTGTCGTGCTGGAG CAGAACCCCCCAAGTCGAGCTTCAGTGGTGATCCCAGTGACGGGGGAAAGTGAAGATGCTGTGGTCCAG CTGATTCCGTATTTCCGTACTTGCGGCAATGACTGCATCCGACGCAAAGGAACAGTTGCGCTTTGCCCACAGACGGGCATGTCCTTTCCCCTGGATAGTC GCAGAAGCACCCTGGGTGGCTggctgcctctcttcctctcagcTCTGCTGGTGGCCACGTGGGTGCTGTCTGTTGGTGTCTATCTACTGTGGAGGCATG AAAGGACCAGGAAGGCTTCCTTGCCTACTACCACGCTCTTGCCCCCCATTAAGGTTCTTGTGGTCTACCCATCTGAAATATGTTTCCATCACACAGTTTGTAACTTCACTGAATTTCTTCAAAACCACTGCAGAAGTGAGGTTATCCTTGAAGagtggcagaaaaagaaaatagctgaGATGGGTCCGGTGCAATGGCTTACCACGCAGAAGCAAGCAGTGGATAAAgtcatcttccttctttccaatgATGTCAACCCCAGGTGTGATGGCACCTGTGGCAGGCATGAGGGCAGCCCCCACGAGAACTCCCAAGACCTGTTCCCCCTGGCCTTTAACCTCTTCTGTAGCGATCTGAGAAGCCAGACTCCCCTTCACAAATACATGGTAGTCTATTTTAGAGAGGCTGATACCAAAGACGAATACAGCGCACTCAGCGTCTGCCCCAAGTACCACCTCATGAAGGACGCTCCTACTTTCTGTACAGAACTACTCCGTGTCAAGCAGCAGGTGTCAGCAAGAAAGAAGCTGACGGCCTGTTCCCTGTAG
- the IL17RB gene encoding interleukin-17 receptor B isoform X1, whose protein sequence is MSLVLLSLATLCWGTVSPEPTIRCGSEPGPSPEWMVQHTLTPGDLRDLRVEPVKSSVAMEDYSVLMNVSWRLRADASIRLLKATKICVTGKSNVQSYSCVRCNYTEAFQTQTRPSGGRWTFSYAGFPVEPDTVYLIGAHNVPNANMNEDPPSTSVNFTSPGCLNHIMKYRKKCIEAGSLWDPNITACKKNETAIEVNFTTSPLGNKYMALIQNIIVIGFSVVLEQNPPSRASVVIPVTGESEDAVVQLIPYFRTCGNDCIRRKGTVALCPQTGMSFPLDSRRSTLGGWLPLFLSALLVATWVLSVGVYLLWRHERTRKASLPTTTLLPPIKVLVVYPSEICFHHTVCNFTEFLQNHCRSEVILEEWQKKKIAEMGPVQWLTTQKQAVDKVIFLLSNDVNPRCDGTCGRHEGSPHENSQDLFPLAFNLFCSDLRSQTPLHKYMVVYFREADTKDEYSALSVCPKYHLMKDAPTFCTELLRVKQQVSARKKLTACSL, encoded by the exons ATGTCGCTGGTGCTGCTGAGCCTGGCCACGCTGTGCTGGGGAACGGTGTCCCCGGAGCCG ACTATTCGGTGTGGCTCTGAACCTG GACCATCTCCAGAGTGGATGGTCCAACACACTCTGACCCCTGGAGACTTGAGGGACCTCCGAGTGGAACCTGTTAAAAGCAGTGTTGCAATGGAGGACTATTCCGTTTTGATGAACGTCAGCTGGAGACTCCGGGCAGATG CCAGCATTCGCTTGCTGAAGGCCACCAAGATCTGCGTGACAGGCAAGAGCAACGTCCAGTCCTACAGCTGCGTGAGGTGCAATTACACGGAGGCCTTCCAGACTCAGACCAGACCGTCCGGCGGCAGG TGGACGTTTTCCTACGCAGGCTTCCCTGTAGAGCCGGACACAGTCTACCTCATCGGGGCCCACAATGTCCCCAATGCCAACATGAATGAAGACCCCCCCTCCACGTCTGTGAACTTCACCTCACCAG GCTGCCTGAACCAcataatgaaatacagaaaaaagtgCATCGAGGCAG GAAGTCTGTGGGATCCAAACATCACTGCTTGTAAGAAGAACGAGACGGCAATAGAAGTGAATTTTACAACCAGCCCCCTTGGAAACAAATACATGGCTCTCATCCAAAATATCATTGTAATTGGGTTTTCTGTCGTGCTGGAG CAGAACCCCCCAAGTCGAGCTTCAGTGGTGATCCCAGTGACGGGGGAAAGTGAAGATGCTGTGGTCCAG CTGATTCCGTATTTCCGTACTTGCGGCAATGACTGCATCCGACGCAAAGGAACAGTTGCGCTTTGCCCACAGACGGGCATGTCCTTTCCCCTGGATAGTC GCAGAAGCACCCTGGGTGGCTggctgcctctcttcctctcagcTCTGCTGGTGGCCACGTGGGTGCTGTCTGTTGGTGTCTATCTACTGTGGAGGCATG AAAGGACCAGGAAGGCTTCCTTGCCTACTACCACGCTCTTGCCCCCCATTAAGGTTCTTGTGGTCTACCCATCTGAAATATGTTTCCATCACACAGTTTGTAACTTCACTGAATTTCTTCAAAACCACTGCAGAAGTGAGGTTATCCTTGAAGagtggcagaaaaagaaaatagctgaGATGGGTCCGGTGCAATGGCTTACCACGCAGAAGCAAGCAGTGGATAAAgtcatcttccttctttccaatgATGTCAACCCCAGGTGTGATGGCACCTGTGGCAGGCATGAGGGCAGCCCCCACGAGAACTCCCAAGACCTGTTCCCCCTGGCCTTTAACCTCTTCTGTAGCGATCTGAGAAGCCAGACTCCCCTTCACAAATACATGGTAGTCTATTTTAGAGAGGCTGATACCAAAGACGAATACAGCGCACTCAGCGTCTGCCCCAAGTACCACCTCATGAAGGACGCTCCTACTTTCTGTACAGAACTACTCCGTGTCAAGCAGCAGGTGTCAGCAAGAAAGAAGCTGACGGCCTGTTCCCTGTAG
- the IL17RB gene encoding interleukin-17 receptor B isoform X2, with protein MSLVLLSLATLCWGTVSPEPTIRCGSEPGPSPEWMVQHTLTPGDLRDLRVEPVKSSVAMEDYSVLMNVSWRLRADASIRLLKATKICVTGKSNVQSYSCVRCNYTEAFQTQTRPSGGRWTFSYAGFPVEPDTVYLIGAHNVPNANMNEDPPSTSVNFTSPGCLNHIMKYRKKCIEAGSLWDPNITACKKNETAIEVNFTTSPLGNKYMALIQNIIVIGFSVVLEQNPPSRASVVIPVTGESEDAVVQLIPYFRTCGNDCIRRKGTVALCPQTGMSFPLDSRRSTLGGWLPLFLSALLVATWVLSVGVYLLWRHVCNFTEFLQNHCRSEVILEEWQKKKIAEMGPVQWLTTQKQAVDKVIFLLSNDVNPRCDGTCGRHEGSPHENSQDLFPLAFNLFCSDLRSQTPLHKYMVVYFREADTKDEYSALSVCPKYHLMKDAPTFCTELLRVKQQVSARKKLTACSL; from the exons ATGTCGCTGGTGCTGCTGAGCCTGGCCACGCTGTGCTGGGGAACGGTGTCCCCGGAGCCG ACTATTCGGTGTGGCTCTGAACCTG GACCATCTCCAGAGTGGATGGTCCAACACACTCTGACCCCTGGAGACTTGAGGGACCTCCGAGTGGAACCTGTTAAAAGCAGTGTTGCAATGGAGGACTATTCCGTTTTGATGAACGTCAGCTGGAGACTCCGGGCAGATG CCAGCATTCGCTTGCTGAAGGCCACCAAGATCTGCGTGACAGGCAAGAGCAACGTCCAGTCCTACAGCTGCGTGAGGTGCAATTACACGGAGGCCTTCCAGACTCAGACCAGACCGTCCGGCGGCAGG TGGACGTTTTCCTACGCAGGCTTCCCTGTAGAGCCGGACACAGTCTACCTCATCGGGGCCCACAATGTCCCCAATGCCAACATGAATGAAGACCCCCCCTCCACGTCTGTGAACTTCACCTCACCAG GCTGCCTGAACCAcataatgaaatacagaaaaaagtgCATCGAGGCAG GAAGTCTGTGGGATCCAAACATCACTGCTTGTAAGAAGAACGAGACGGCAATAGAAGTGAATTTTACAACCAGCCCCCTTGGAAACAAATACATGGCTCTCATCCAAAATATCATTGTAATTGGGTTTTCTGTCGTGCTGGAG CAGAACCCCCCAAGTCGAGCTTCAGTGGTGATCCCAGTGACGGGGGAAAGTGAAGATGCTGTGGTCCAG CTGATTCCGTATTTCCGTACTTGCGGCAATGACTGCATCCGACGCAAAGGAACAGTTGCGCTTTGCCCACAGACGGGCATGTCCTTTCCCCTGGATAGTC GCAGAAGCACCCTGGGTGGCTggctgcctctcttcctctcagcTCTGCTGGTGGCCACGTGGGTGCTGTCTGTTGGTGTCTATCTACTGTGGAGGCATG TTTGTAACTTCACTGAATTTCTTCAAAACCACTGCAGAAGTGAGGTTATCCTTGAAGagtggcagaaaaagaaaatagctgaGATGGGTCCGGTGCAATGGCTTACCACGCAGAAGCAAGCAGTGGATAAAgtcatcttccttctttccaatgATGTCAACCCCAGGTGTGATGGCACCTGTGGCAGGCATGAGGGCAGCCCCCACGAGAACTCCCAAGACCTGTTCCCCCTGGCCTTTAACCTCTTCTGTAGCGATCTGAGAAGCCAGACTCCCCTTCACAAATACATGGTAGTCTATTTTAGAGAGGCTGATACCAAAGACGAATACAGCGCACTCAGCGTCTGCCCCAAGTACCACCTCATGAAGGACGCTCCTACTTTCTGTACAGAACTACTCCGTGTCAAGCAGCAGGTGTCAGCAAGAAAGAAGCTGACGGCCTGTTCCCTGTAG
- the IL17RB gene encoding interleukin-17 receptor B isoform X4, with the protein MKGLAFPQGSLQHSLAEGHQDLRDRQEQRPVLQLREVQLHGGLPDSDQTVRRQGFPVEPDTVYLIGAHNVPNANMNEDPPSTSVNFTSPGCLNHIMKYRKKCIEAGSLWDPNITACKKNETAIEVNFTTSPLGNKYMALIQNIIVIGFSVVLEQNPPSRASVVIPVTGESEDAVVQLIPYFRTCGNDCIRRKGTVALCPQTGMSFPLDSRRSTLGGWLPLFLSALLVATWVLSVGVYLLWRHERTRKASLPTTTLLPPIKVLVVYPSEICFHHTVCNFTEFLQNHCRSEVILEEWQKKKIAEMGPVQWLTTQKQAVDKVIFLLSNDVNPRCDGTCGRHEGSPHENSQDLFPLAFNLFCSDLRSQTPLHKYMVVYFREADTKDEYSALSVCPKYHLMKDAPTFCTELLRVKQQVSARKKLTACSL; encoded by the exons ATGAAGGGCCTGGCGTTTCCCCAAGGCAGCCT CCAGCATTCGCTTGCTGAAGGCCACCAAGATCTGCGTGACAGGCAAGAGCAACGTCCAGTCCTACAGCTGCGTGAGGTGCAATTACACGGAGGCCTTCCAGACTCAGACCAGACCGTCCGGCGGCAGG GCTTCCCTGTAGAGCCGGACACAGTCTACCTCATCGGGGCCCACAATGTCCCCAATGCCAACATGAATGAAGACCCCCCCTCCACGTCTGTGAACTTCACCTCACCAG GCTGCCTGAACCAcataatgaaatacagaaaaaagtgCATCGAGGCAG GAAGTCTGTGGGATCCAAACATCACTGCTTGTAAGAAGAACGAGACGGCAATAGAAGTGAATTTTACAACCAGCCCCCTTGGAAACAAATACATGGCTCTCATCCAAAATATCATTGTAATTGGGTTTTCTGTCGTGCTGGAG CAGAACCCCCCAAGTCGAGCTTCAGTGGTGATCCCAGTGACGGGGGAAAGTGAAGATGCTGTGGTCCAG CTGATTCCGTATTTCCGTACTTGCGGCAATGACTGCATCCGACGCAAAGGAACAGTTGCGCTTTGCCCACAGACGGGCATGTCCTTTCCCCTGGATAGTC GCAGAAGCACCCTGGGTGGCTggctgcctctcttcctctcagcTCTGCTGGTGGCCACGTGGGTGCTGTCTGTTGGTGTCTATCTACTGTGGAGGCATG AAAGGACCAGGAAGGCTTCCTTGCCTACTACCACGCTCTTGCCCCCCATTAAGGTTCTTGTGGTCTACCCATCTGAAATATGTTTCCATCACACAGTTTGTAACTTCACTGAATTTCTTCAAAACCACTGCAGAAGTGAGGTTATCCTTGAAGagtggcagaaaaagaaaatagctgaGATGGGTCCGGTGCAATGGCTTACCACGCAGAAGCAAGCAGTGGATAAAgtcatcttccttctttccaatgATGTCAACCCCAGGTGTGATGGCACCTGTGGCAGGCATGAGGGCAGCCCCCACGAGAACTCCCAAGACCTGTTCCCCCTGGCCTTTAACCTCTTCTGTAGCGATCTGAGAAGCCAGACTCCCCTTCACAAATACATGGTAGTCTATTTTAGAGAGGCTGATACCAAAGACGAATACAGCGCACTCAGCGTCTGCCCCAAGTACCACCTCATGAAGGACGCTCCTACTTTCTGTACAGAACTACTCCGTGTCAAGCAGCAGGTGTCAGCAAGAAAGAAGCTGACGGCCTGTTCCCTGTAG